A genomic window from Winogradskyella sp. J14-2 includes:
- a CDS encoding helix-turn-helix domain-containing protein produces the protein MQFIVQKDYNHTFFRDVIRINYNHDVPLQCINDYGYSYIMIRYGKFDAYDYKNNPITIPKIFVKGTGDYFNVKAYEDSVWISVELPNHALHNITNLIARNCRNKLIDLNDYVDTDCLDRLYYELYDSNTIADISTVLDKHLYTYYKTWNTSLDSTLIVNYIHSMRGCLTVKDLSERFPFSERTIERMFKKEVGASPYRFICLVRFNNIIREFQEQKIHLEDLIVKYNYYDNSHFEKDFKKFLGQSIKSYKNNFNPLLSNALSREYHKEKHKS, from the coding sequence ATGCAATTTATAGTACAAAAAGACTATAATCATACTTTTTTTAGAGACGTCATAAGAATCAACTATAATCACGATGTACCATTACAGTGTATTAATGATTACGGTTACAGTTATATTATGATTAGATACGGAAAGTTTGATGCTTATGATTATAAAAATAACCCAATAACTATTCCCAAAATATTTGTTAAAGGAACAGGTGATTATTTTAATGTAAAAGCTTACGAAGATAGCGTTTGGATTTCTGTAGAACTTCCAAATCATGCCCTTCATAATATAACAAACCTTATTGCTAGAAACTGTAGAAACAAACTTATTGATCTTAACGACTATGTAGATACCGACTGCTTAGATCGCTTATATTATGAACTTTACGACTCTAATACTATTGCTGATATCTCAACAGTTTTAGATAAACACTTATACACCTACTACAAAACATGGAATACCAGCTTAGATTCCACCTTAATCGTTAACTACATACACAGCATGCGCGGATGTCTTACTGTAAAAGATCTCAGCGAGCGCTTTCCTTTTAGTGAGCGTACAATAGAACGGATGTTTAAGAAAGAAGTAGGCGCATCACCTTACAGGTTTATTTGTCTGGTAAGGTTCAATAACATCATACGAGAATTTCAAGAACAAAAAATTCATTTAGAAGATCTTATTGTAAAATATAATTACTATGATAATTCTCATTTTGAAAAAGATTTTAAGAAGTTTTTAGGACAAAGTATTAAGTCTTACAAAAACAACTTTAATCCACTACTTTCCAATGCCTTATCTAGAGAATATCATAAAGAAAAACATAAATCTTAA
- a CDS encoding cryptochrome/photolyase family protein → MSKTVNIFWFRRDLRLDDNVGFYEALKGEYPVLPLFIFDSEILDKLPKDDARVTFIHETLQDMRTTLQNDHNSSIAIYHGKPLDIYKQLTEEFDINTVYTNHDYEPYAKERDEAVQSYLESQNIEFKTFKDQVIFEKDEVVKNDGDPYVVYTPYMRRWKEKFKTLDLKIYYTNSFLSNLIEHTRLSNLSLSDIGFEKSKQEIAPYEVTPTLIQEYEDTRNFPAKDATSRLGPHLRFGTVSVRKMIKKAINEKNETFWQELIWREFFMQILWHFPHTKDKAFKAKYDRIDWRNNDDEFNKWCQGKTGYPLVDAGMRELNETGFMHNRVRMLVGSFLCKHLLIDWRWGEAYFAEKLHDYEMASNVGNWQWVAGSGVDAAPYFRIFNPTSQIKKFDKDHAYIKKWVPEYQEFSYPEPMVDHKEARERCLKTYKQALN, encoded by the coding sequence TAGGCTTTTATGAAGCTTTAAAGGGAGAATATCCTGTTTTACCATTATTTATTTTCGACTCTGAAATTTTAGATAAACTACCCAAAGATGATGCACGCGTTACTTTTATTCATGAAACGTTGCAAGACATGCGAACTACGCTTCAGAATGATCATAACAGCAGTATAGCCATATACCACGGTAAACCATTAGACATTTATAAGCAACTTACCGAAGAATTTGATATTAATACGGTCTATACCAACCATGATTACGAACCTTACGCTAAGGAACGTGATGAAGCTGTACAGTCGTATTTAGAATCTCAAAATATTGAATTTAAGACCTTTAAAGATCAAGTAATTTTTGAAAAAGATGAGGTTGTAAAAAACGATGGAGATCCTTACGTAGTATACACTCCTTACATGCGTAGGTGGAAAGAAAAATTTAAAACCTTAGATTTAAAAATATATTACACAAACTCTTTTTTAAGCAACCTCATTGAGCACACTAGGTTGTCTAATTTAAGTCTATCTGATATCGGTTTTGAGAAATCGAAACAAGAAATTGCACCTTATGAGGTTACACCAACTTTAATTCAGGAGTATGAAGATACCAGAAATTTCCCTGCAAAAGATGCCACTTCACGTCTTGGTCCTCATTTACGTTTCGGTACAGTAAGTGTCAGAAAAATGATAAAGAAAGCCATTAACGAAAAAAATGAAACCTTTTGGCAAGAATTAATTTGGCGCGAATTTTTTATGCAAATACTATGGCATTTTCCGCATACAAAAGACAAAGCCTTTAAAGCCAAATACGATAGAATTGACTGGCGTAATAACGATGATGAATTTAATAAATGGTGTCAAGGAAAGACCGGATATCCACTTGTCGATGCAGGTATGCGAGAACTTAACGAAACAGGTTTTATGCACAACAGAGTTCGTATGTTGGTCGGTAGTTTTTTATGTAAACACCTTTTAATAGATTGGCGATGGGGAGAAGCTTACTTTGCAGAAAAACTTCACGATTACGAAATGGCAAGTAATGTTGGTAATTGGCAATGGGTTGCTGGTTCTGGCGTAGATGCAGCTCCATACTTTAGAATTTTTAATCCAACATCTCAGATTAAAAAATTTGACAAAGACCATGCGTACATTAAAAAATGGGTCCCAGAATATCAAGAGTTTTCCTACCCAGAACCAATGGTAGACCATAAAGAAGCTAGAGAACGTTGCTTAAAAACCTACAAACAAGCATTAAATTAA